Within the Clostridium scatologenes genome, the region GAGTTTTTTCTGCTGTTTTTTTATGGAGATTCAACACTTTCAATGATATACTTAATTTGTGATTTTATCAAGTAGAATTTATAATATCCATTTTAAAAATTTAAGTTATGGTTTAAGTTAAAATTAAGAAAGGGGGAAATAATGATATGGATAAATCAATGGTAACAACAGCATTTGACATAGCAGGATATAAGATTATAGAAAATCGTGGATTAGTGAGGGGTGTAATTGTTCGTTCAAGAAGTGTTATAGGAAACATAGGAGCTGGACTACAAAGTCTTGTAGGCGGAAATATATCTTTGTATACAGAACTTTGTGAACAAACCAGAGAAGAGGCATTTGAACTAATGATGGAGCATGCTGATGAAATGGATTCAAATGCTATTATTGGAGTTAGATATGATGCTAATGAGGTAACACAAGGAATAACAGAAGTTTTATGTTATGGAACTGCAGTTAAAGTAGAAAAGGAATAATTAAAAAAGCATCTGCATTGATTTGTAGATGTTTTTTTATTAGAAATATGGGTATTATTAAAATAAAAACAAACTTAATTTAATAAAATATTAAAAAAAATAGAGAATATACTTACTAAGATGATATAATAAAGAGATTGAGAAAATGGAAAATTGAAATTAGTTTATATAGATAAAATAATTAACAAATTTGGAGGGTCTTATGTCTAAAGAAAAGTTATTAATACTTGATGGAAATAGTTTAATGAATAGAGCGTTTTATGCACTGCCACCGTTAACTAACTCCCAAGGACTACATACTAATGGAGTATATGGTTTTGTAACAATGCTTTTAAAAATGAGAGAAGAAATTGGTCCTAATTATATAGTTTGTACTTTTGATAGAAGTGCTCCTACATTTAGACACAATGAATATAAAGATTATAAAGCAGGTAGAAAAAGAATGCCAGAGGAGCTTGCAGAGCAGTTTCCTGTAGTAAAAAAGCTATTAAATCTGCTTTCTATAAGTATGTTTGAAATTGATGGATTTGAAGCAGATGATCTTATAGGAACTCTTTCTGTATATGCAGAAAAGAAAGATATAGAAGTTTATATAGTCACAGGAGATAAAGATGCGCTTCAATTAGCAACAGATAATGTAAAAGTTGTTATAACCAAAAAAGGAATTACAGAAAAAGAGATATATGACAAGAATAGAATGATTTCAGAATTTGAAGTTACGCCAACTCAATTTATAGATGTAAAAGGTCTCATGGGAGACAAATCAGATAATATACCTGGTGTCCCAGGAGTTGGTGAAAAAACGGCCTTTAAGCTTATAAAAGAATATGGAAGCATAGAAAATGTATTAAATAATATAGATAATATTAGTGGGAAAAAAATAAAAGAAAATTTAATGCAGTATAGCGAACAGGCAATATTTAGCAAGAAGTTAGCTACTATCATGGTTAATGTTCCTATAGAAATAGATTTAAATGAAATAAAATCTAAGGAAAATTATGATGTAGAAGGTGTAAAGAATTTATTTATAGAGCTTCAATTTAAGTCACTTATAGATAAAGTTATAGGTGAAAAAGAATTAAAGGAAGAAATTGAAAAAGAAGATATTAAAGTTGACTTTAAAAATATAAGTAATATAAATGATTTAAAAAAGTTTAAGAAAGATATAATTTCAATTGCAAAGGATGAAATTTTATACTTAACTTTTAAAGTTGTAGATGGCAATGTTTACTCAAAAAGTTATATAGAAAAGATATTTTTAAATATAAATAGTAGAAATTATGTAATAGAACTTGAAAAAATATATGAAGAAGATAATGAAGAGACATTAAAATGCCTTAAGGATATATTTGAAAATGATAAAATAGAAAAAGTAAGTCATAATGTAAAAGTTCCATATACTGTATTTAAGAAAATGGGAATAAACTTTACCAGTATAAAATTTGATACAGAAATAGCAGCTTATTTAATTGATTCTTCTAGAGGTGAATATGAATTAAATTCTATCATACAGGATTATCTTAAAATAATGCTTCAAGGAGAAGATGATGAAATTAGAGTAAAGGAAACTTCTCTTTTAAAAGATGTCTTTGAAAACTTAAATAGACAAATAAAAGAATTGAATATGGAAGAACTCCTATATGAGGTAGAACAACCTCTTACATTGGTATTGGCAGCTATGGAATATGAAGGCTTTAAGGTTGATAAGACAAAATTAGAGGAACTAGGAGAAAAGTTTAGGATAGAAATAGATAAACTTCAGAAGGACATATATGGTTTGGCAGAAGAAGAATTTAATGTTAATTCTCCTAAACAGCTTGGGAAGATATTATTTGAAAAACTTGATTTGCCTGTAATTAAAAAGACTAAAACAGGATATTCCACTAATGCAGAAGTTTTGGAGCAGCTTTTAGATAAGCATCCTATTATAGAAAAAATAACTTACTATAGACAATTTACTAAGCTTTATTCTACATATATTGAAGGACTAAAAGCTGTAATTGATGAGGATGGAAAAATACATTCTAGCTTTAATCAAACAGTTACTACTACAGGAAGATTGTCAAGTACTGAACCTAATCTTCAAAATATACCAATAAAATATGAAATGGGTAGGGAAATAAGAAAAGTATTTGTGCCTGAAGATGAAAATTCAATAATACTTTCAGCAGATTATTCACAAATAGAACTTAGAGTGCTTGCTCATATAGCTGATGATGAAAATTTAATAAGTGCCTTTTTTAATCATAGTGATATTCATACTAAAACTGCATCAGAAGTGTTTAAAGTTCCTATAGATCAGGTTACAAAACTACAAAGAAGTAATGCTAAGGCTGTAAACTTTGGAATAGTTTATGGTATAGGCGACTTTAGCTTAGCTAAGGATTTGAAGATATCAAGAAAAGAAGCCAAGAATTATATAGATACTTATTTTGAAAGATATCCAGGTGTAAAAAGGTATATGGATACTGTTATAAAACAGGCAGAAGATAATTTGTATGTAACTACTATAATGAATAGAAGAAGGTTTATACCTGAAATAAAAAATTCTAAAAAGATGGTAAAGGCTTTCGGTGAAAGATTGGCCATGAATACACCTATTCAAGGTAGTGCTGCAGATATAATAAAGATGTCTATGGTAAATGTATATAACACTTTAAAAAGTAAAAATTTTAAGAGTAAAGTAATACTTCAAGTACATGATGAACTTATTTTGAATGTATATAAGGATGAGTTAGAAGAAGTAAAAGAATTAGTGAAAAATCAAATGGAAGATGTTATGAAATTAAGAGTACCTTTGGAAGTTGATATTAGTGTTGGAGATAATTGGTATGAAGCAAAATAAGTTTTTTTAAATACGAAGGGGGTGGTGACTTATGCTTAAAATAGGACTTACTGGTGGAATAGGAAGTGGAAAGAGTACCATTTCTGAAATGTTTAGACGAAGAGGATTTGATATTATAGATGCAGATATTGTAGCTAGAGAGGTATTAAACAAATATCCTGAAATTATTTGTGAAATAAAGAAAAATTTTGGAGAAAGATTTGTTGATGAAAATGATAAACTAAAAAGAAGAGAATTAGGTAATTTTATATTTTCTGTACAAGAAAGAAGAAAAAAATATGAAGAGATAATTATGCCTTTTATCATAAAGGAAATATTTTTCATAATAAATGAATTGGATAAGAAGGGAAAACAAGTGTGTATACTTGATGCTGCTACTCTAATAGAAAATAATTTACATAAATATATGGATGTAAATATAGTAGTTTGGGTAGATTCTTCAACACAACTTCAAAGAATTAAAAATAGAGATAAGTTGCCACACAGTGAAATTCTCAATAGAATAAATTCACAAATGCCTTTACAAGAAAAAATTAAATTTGCAGACTACACTATAGATAATTCAAAAAGTTTAGAGAATACAGAGGAAGAATTAAATATAACTTTAAAAGAGATTGTCAGAAATTTTAGGGGGGTGAAGTGCCTTAATAAGTTAGGCACAAATTAATTTGAAAGGAATTAAAAGAGCAATAAGTTTTATAGTATTAATTGTATTATTAATGAATGCAAAAAATATAGTTAAATATTTTTATCCGTTAAAGTATGTAGATAGTATAGTTAAATATTCCTGTAAATATGAATTAGATCCCTATTTAGTAGCAGCAGTTATAAAGACGGAGAGTAATTTTAATAAAAATGCAAAATCAAATAAAAATGCCTATGGACTTATGCAAATAACTCCAGATACAGCGAATTGGGCAGCTGAAAAAATGGGTGTGAAGAATTTTAAAACGGATATGTTAAATGATGCTGATTTTAATATAAATATGGGATGCTGGTATTTAGATAATTTAAAGGATGAATTTGATAACAATATGGATTTAGTGTTGGCTGCATATAATGGAGGAAGAGGTAATGTTCAAAAATGGTTAAAGGACTCACAACATTCTTCTGATGGGAAAAAACTTCACTATATTCCTTTTAAGGAAACGGACAAGTATGTTAAAAAGGTTAAAGTAAATTGTAATATATATAAATATTTATATAAGAATGATAAAAAAATGCAAAAATATAATAATAATTAATTCAAGTTTTGCAGTTAACAATTATAAAAAAACAATTTATTGACGAAGATAAGAACAAATAGTATAATAATCATAGTTGCAAAAGACAAATAAGTATGCAGGAGTGGCGGAATAGGCAGACGCGCACGTTTGAGGGGCGTGTGAGTAATCGTACGGGTTCAAGTCCCGTCTTCTGCACCATGAATTTGTATAATTTCTGGAATATTCGATAAACTCTATATTTTGAACCTACATTACTAAAATGGGAGTTCAAAATTTAGATGCAGATATGTACTTCCTTGTGAGACCTTTTTACGGCTTTGGGATTGATAGAAACATCTGTGAGGGCACCCACCTATCGGAGAGATAGGTGTCAAAATTAGGGTAACGGTATTTTGGATTTTTATTTAGTAGATTATGTTTACGGATTAAAATAAGCAATGCTACACGTTTGGACCACAAAAATAGTGGTAAGCGTGTAGTATTTTTTTAATTTCATTCTTGTTAAATATTTTATCTAATCAGATTAATGTAAGTTTAAGAATGTTTTCTGTTATAAATTGTAGAAAGTAATGATCGAAAAATGAGGCTTATAGTAAATTTATGAAAAGAGTACTATTAATTATAATTATGATTAACACAAGATGGATTAGTTTTAACAATAATATTTTGACAAAA harbors:
- a CDS encoding YbjQ family protein, with the translated sequence MDKSMVTTAFDIAGYKIIENRGLVRGVIVRSRSVIGNIGAGLQSLVGGNISLYTELCEQTREEAFELMMEHADEMDSNAIIGVRYDANEVTQGITEVLCYGTAVKVEKE
- the polA gene encoding DNA polymerase I, with translation MSKEKLLILDGNSLMNRAFYALPPLTNSQGLHTNGVYGFVTMLLKMREEIGPNYIVCTFDRSAPTFRHNEYKDYKAGRKRMPEELAEQFPVVKKLLNLLSISMFEIDGFEADDLIGTLSVYAEKKDIEVYIVTGDKDALQLATDNVKVVITKKGITEKEIYDKNRMISEFEVTPTQFIDVKGLMGDKSDNIPGVPGVGEKTAFKLIKEYGSIENVLNNIDNISGKKIKENLMQYSEQAIFSKKLATIMVNVPIEIDLNEIKSKENYDVEGVKNLFIELQFKSLIDKVIGEKELKEEIEKEDIKVDFKNISNINDLKKFKKDIISIAKDEILYLTFKVVDGNVYSKSYIEKIFLNINSRNYVIELEKIYEEDNEETLKCLKDIFENDKIEKVSHNVKVPYTVFKKMGINFTSIKFDTEIAAYLIDSSRGEYELNSIIQDYLKIMLQGEDDEIRVKETSLLKDVFENLNRQIKELNMEELLYEVEQPLTLVLAAMEYEGFKVDKTKLEELGEKFRIEIDKLQKDIYGLAEEEFNVNSPKQLGKILFEKLDLPVIKKTKTGYSTNAEVLEQLLDKHPIIEKITYYRQFTKLYSTYIEGLKAVIDEDGKIHSSFNQTVTTTGRLSSTEPNLQNIPIKYEMGREIRKVFVPEDENSIILSADYSQIELRVLAHIADDENLISAFFNHSDIHTKTASEVFKVPIDQVTKLQRSNAKAVNFGIVYGIGDFSLAKDLKISRKEAKNYIDTYFERYPGVKRYMDTVIKQAEDNLYVTTIMNRRRFIPEIKNSKKMVKAFGERLAMNTPIQGSAADIIKMSMVNVYNTLKSKNFKSKVILQVHDELILNVYKDELEEVKELVKNQMEDVMKLRVPLEVDISVGDNWYEAK
- the coaE gene encoding dephospho-CoA kinase (Dephospho-CoA kinase (CoaE) performs the final step in coenzyme A biosynthesis.) codes for the protein MLKIGLTGGIGSGKSTISEMFRRRGFDIIDADIVAREVLNKYPEIICEIKKNFGERFVDENDKLKRRELGNFIFSVQERRKKYEEIIMPFIIKEIFFIINELDKKGKQVCILDAATLIENNLHKYMDVNIVVWVDSSTQLQRIKNRDKLPHSEILNRINSQMPLQEKIKFADYTIDNSKSLENTEEELNITLKEIVRNFRGVKCLNKLGTN
- a CDS encoding lytic transglycosylase domain-containing protein, translated to MNAKNIVKYFYPLKYVDSIVKYSCKYELDPYLVAAVIKTESNFNKNAKSNKNAYGLMQITPDTANWAAEKMGVKNFKTDMLNDADFNINMGCWYLDNLKDEFDNNMDLVLAAYNGGRGNVQKWLKDSQHSSDGKKLHYIPFKETDKYVKKVKVNCNIYKYLYKNDKKMQKYNNN